Sequence from the Kribbella aluminosa genome:
TGTCATCTGAACATCGAGACCCACGAGGAGATCACCAGCTGGGAGGTCGTGCGCCTGGTCGAGTCGGTCGGGCCGGACGTCACCGGCATCACCTTCGACACGGCCAACGTCCTGGTCCGCGGCGAGCACCCGGTGGCCGCAGCCCGGCGGATCGCGCCGTACGTGCGCGCCACGCACCTGCGCGACTCGATCCTCGTCCCCACCCAGGACGGGCTGGCCCGGATCTTCTCGCCGTGCGGCCTGGGCATCATCGACTGGACCGAGTTGCTCGGCGCGTTGATGGAGCACACGCCGGACCTGGACGCGTCGATCGAGCCCGCCGGTACGACGCTCGCCGTACCGATCGGACTGCACGACGCGTACTGGCGGTCCCTGCATCCCGATCTTGTCGACGATGAGGTCGCTGCGCTGCTCCGGCTCGCCGACGAGTACGCCGCCCGCGCCGCGCAGGGCGATGTGCCCACCGTCGAGGAGTTCCGCGCGACGCCGTACGACGGGGAGGACTTCATTCGGCGCAGCGCATCCCACCTCCGGTCGACGCTGGCCGAGCTCGAAGCGGCGCCGGAAGACGCCAAGGTCGGTGGCTGATGGGAACAGCAGTCCACGCACGCTTCGTCCTCGGGTTCGACCGGGGTGAGCACGTGCTGCTCGAGGACGCGACCGTGATCTACGACGGGAGTGTCGTGGTGTACGTCGGCCCGCGCCGAGACACCACGGCGGACCGAGTCGTCGAGCTGGGCCA
This genomic interval carries:
- a CDS encoding sugar phosphate isomerase/epimerase family protein, whose translation is MKIGVDGRKIPGAENRTPLEILDHAQSLGMEGVYFRTVLDITPTLDRGLLRELREHADRLGLYLQMGLGKVNPYAAAESPEIRRLGDGDYTSGMLKMLEACSEGADCHELWVACGSYKSDLPGYYAIDRFRTDAPWPDQLQAIEKLLGLLAPAVRDLDCHLNIETHEEITSWEVVRLVESVGPDVTGITFDTANVLVRGEHPVAAARRIAPYVRATHLRDSILVPTQDGLARIFSPCGLGIIDWTELLGALMEHTPDLDASIEPAGTTLAVPIGLHDAYWRSLHPDLVDDEVAALLRLADEYAARAAQGDVPTVEEFRATPYDGEDFIRRSASHLRSTLAELEAAPEDAKVGG